From Arachis hypogaea cultivar Tifrunner chromosome 3, arahy.Tifrunner.gnm2.J5K5, whole genome shotgun sequence:
TAATAGCGTGTATATATTACAGCACagtagaataaattaaaaaaaaattacacaaattttatcttttctatctttctctTGTTACTATCCAAAATTTAATATATTCCATGACATCACATTCACAAGTCTAAATTTAGTCTACAAATCAAATCatgtattacttttttttttgtgtctgaCTAATCATGTATTACTTTGTTCTATTagatatacattaaaaaattttaaatttaaatttttttatcaaagaatATGTAGTTATTAATGTTAGGAAAGAAAGATTAGAATTATTTCTCATAATCTTAAAACATAGATATGTAAAATCAGGACACAACTATTCTAGGTTAGTGTACATCTCCACAATGCTATAATATTTATAGTagatagaaattttttttggtgactatagtAAATAGAAATTCTGAAACTTAATAAATTGATAATAGTCTAAAAGATAGATAGCAAAATGTGATATGCAACCTTTTATTTATAATGTTTGATGGAGAAATTTTGGATAATATCTCATCAAATTTCATGTTGATCTCATATAAATATGGTTGTGCATTGTGAGCCCATAAAGAGGACATTGTGGTCCAATCTAATGCCCAGTTGAAAAATTAATACATAATAATTGatgttaataaatttaaaaatatctaaattaattagtaaaaagaattttttttcaataaaattgaatttcaacTAACATTTAAAACTATTATGTatctaaaagaagaaaataaaattaaattaaatgaaaaatctaaaaatttaaagattttttaattagaatataaaatatttatcatcCTAACtaatttaatgtttattattgttaaacatatgtaaaaattaaaatgataaattaatagAAATGCTAGTTTCACGTTTaaccaaaaaccaaaaaaaaaagaaaaaaaataatagtggCATATCCCAAATTCAATAGCAATgttaggggccagcaatttttgtgattgttagcaaTCAACTAgcatgatttgatggtgtgagattggtgtgagatttcatccaaagCTCACCTTTCTCTACTGGTTACATGCTGATAAAATTGTTGTCCCTAAACTTTTCCCAAATTCATTGCATTAAACTTCCAAACACAAACACGCTTAGTTTGCATCAAACGTACTCTTACatgtgttgcacctctttttccATCACAAAAAAAAACGTACTCTTACATGTGTTTTGTAATTTAGTGCAGATACTCTAATCTGGATCTTACTTTCTGCCCTTTCACACATAGCTTCAGTTACTTACGTTAGATCAAAACTTTTGGCAAGGGGTTAGGCAACATGCATGAAAATTAAGGAACTTACAAGTATACACCAAAACTCAAATGCTGCCGTGATAAGAAGAAGAAAgcgtcaaaaataaataaataaataaagacaaCTAAAAGCGGGGTAAAGCATACTACTTGCCGCCTTGTATTATTGCTTTAGTTTTTATGAGATGGACCAAGAAAAATGTGAGCCAATGCATATGATTTCATCAACCTTAAATCATATATATAACTGAACCACCTCTATTCTGGGTCTCGTATATGTCAATAATGAGGGAAGTGAGAGGTGGTAGTTGGAAATACAGTGGTGCTAGTGTAAGAAGTTCTGCCGCAGTGGCAGTTGTGGTGCTGTTATGGTGGCATGGAGTGGCACAAGTGAAGTCACAAAGGATTCCAGCTCTGTTTATTTTTGGAGATTCGTTGGTTGAAGTTGGCAACAATAACTTCCTCAGGACTCTTTTAAGGGCTAATTTCTATCCCTACGGCATTGACTATTCCAAGGGTCCCACTGGACGTTTCTCTAATGGCAGATCCTTAATTGACTTCCTTggtaataattaaaattagaatgttAGTAGAGTCAGAAAGTAAGAGCTTAATCATTTTTTAACAAATTGTTTTTGCAGCGAATCTGTTGGGTGTTCCTTCTCCTCCACCCTTTGCAGATCCTACCACAACTGGTCGTGCAATAATTAATGGAGTCAATTTTGCATCAGCTAACGGTGGCATTCTTGAAGAGTCAGGCAGACACTATGtctgtaatttaattatttacaaagtTAACTGTTATAACCATTTTGAGCCCTTAATTTTATTTGGTAATGCAGGGTGAGAGGTATAGCCTAAGCCAGCAAGTGCTGAACTTTCAGACCACATTAAATCAGCTTAGAACAATGATGGATGCAGACACATTAAGACGGTATTTAGCGAAGTCTATTGTAATTGTAGTCACTGGAAACAATGACTATATCAATAACTACCTCCTTCCTGGCTTATATGGTTCTAGCTCTAATTACACTACTCAACAGTTTGGTAATCTTCTCGTTAATTCCCATATTCAAAATATGCTGGTAATTATTTCATTATAACAttgttgtattaattaattagttgtgTATTTAAAGAATTATTTCAACTATTGCTTTAATAATGTGTGGACATGTTCTGCATTATAGGCTTTATATAGCTTAGGACTAAGGAAGTTCTTCTTAGCGGGAGTTGGACCACTTGGTTGCACTCCTAACCAACGAGCTCGCGGTTTAGCCCCATCCGGAAGGTGCTTAGACATTGTTAATCAAATGGTTGGAACCTTCAACCAAGGGCTAAGATCAATGGTGGATCAGTTGAATAGAAACCGTCCTGATTCCATGTTTGTGTATGGTAACACTTACGGCATCTTTGGGGACATGTTAAATAACCCTGCAGCTTATTGTAAGCTACACTTTAATATCTTTGTCAAACTATTTCATTGATGGTGATGAAGTCAAACTAATCGGGTGATTGGAATGTTCATTTTTGCAGCATTTAGTGTCATTGACAGAGCTTGTTGTGGACTTGGAATGTATCAAGGCCAAATAACATGTCTCCCTCTTCTAGCTCCATGTGTGTCAAGAAATCAGTATTTGTATTGGGATGCCTTCAATCCATCACAATCTGCAGTGTATGTCTATGCTTGGAGAGTTGTGAATGGTCCTGTTAATGATGCTTATCCTATTAATTTGCAACAAATGGCTCAACTTTAGTTTCTCTGCACAACTACTCCCTAACTTTGTTATTATCTATGAAAAATAAACAAATGTACCGTTATTTAAGTAAATGATATATTTTATAGTACTGATGTTTATAAATTATTCTTAAGCTTTTATTATTTTCCAATTTTATATGGAATATTCTAGGAATAAGAATGAATAAATGAGTATTCTAATAAGAATATTTGATGTcatagaataataattttaaaattagaaaaatgttCTACTGGTAAAAATGTTTTAGAACGTAAGACTTAGATAgagaaatatattaaaaatatttcaaagattatattttaaatttctttgttATATTATATAAACACTTAGAAAAGTTTTTTTTGTCACCGCACACAGGAGTAATACCATTGTACTCCAACATGAaagattaaatctttttaatttcagaGCAAATGCCATATGAATTACATGACAGCTCATTGAGATATCTATCCAATTAAATCAAAATACTCAGTATATTACCTTTTGTAATTGAATAAACCTTGATGCAATCTTTgtaattatttatgattttatatttcttggaTTAAACATTTGTTTTTGGCATCATAAAGTGAAAAAGGGCCCAAGTAGGCCCGAATTAGGTAGACAAAATGAGGTAATAAGTTCATGTTCGGACCATATGGTTGACcaaacgaaaaaaagagagaaacccTCAGAAGAAATGAGAACGGCGAATTTGAAATACCTGTGTAGGAGAGTGTTGCCTGGGTGGACTTGGAAGGTAGAAGGAAGCGGTTATCGGCTTTATTCGAAGGCAAGCTCTGCCTCTTCTGCTACGACAGATGACCGCGGCGAAGGTGAGGATGCTGCCCCCACTTCGGGGATCTGCAGGCCCCTATCGGAGATACTGAAGGAGCTTAATAAGAAAGTCCCTGACTCTCTCGTCAAAACCCGTGTCGAGCACGACGGATTCGCCATCCGATACATTCCCTGGTGcgtctctctgtctctctctagctctctctgtatctctctagCTCATATGCATAGCTGATATGTATTCTTCTTGTATTTTGCAGGCACACTGTCAACCGCATTTTAAACTTACACGCTCCTGGTACTTACGTATCTATCTATTTTCCTTTTTGCTTTTGAGTTTCTCTaagattttctaatttttcatttGTGGTAGAGTGGTCCGGTGAAGTTCGGAACATCTCATACTCTGCCAACGCCAAATCTGTCTCTGTTGTCTACCGCGTTACCCTCTATGGCACTGATGCTGAGGTACCAACTTCATCATGCATCCAAGCATATTAGCCGCTATTAGATTATGTTACCATTTGTATGTAATCTTCACTGCTACTCAATTCATCGCTATCActatgttactttttttttaatgtgcAAGTGCAATTAAAGACTCAATTGGCCTTGGAGTTAACAAACTAGGTTATGAATTAGGAAAACTAATAAATTATCTTAATAATGCCACTCCTTCTACAAATTCATACAAACATACAATGCAAAACATTCATGTGAGAAGTGACATTATAAGAAATGGGAGTACTTATTATTTTCCTATGAATTGCTCTGTGTTTGGACCTAAATTGTGTTATGAAAAGGAGGCGGCCATCTGAAAAGACAATTTTTTTGGTCTTCTGCCGAAATTATTTTCTATTGGGAGTAATGagaaatttagtaattttttattaaaaaagtgctgaaaattatattataaaattgctTGTCCCAAAAGATTAAGTTAATATAAGAAGTATATATCTGTGAAAAACTGAGACAAAGCTTGTAAGACCATTTTCAATTACTGAATGAAATCCTCCTTTATTAAATGATATCTGATGAATGCTTCTAAATATTGTCACCACTTCATTCAAGTATAGTTACCATGATTTCTCCGGTTTGTTGTAATCTACTCTTAGAACCTATGGTTATAATGTTATATGCTATGGTgatcttattttgatttttttttccttcttcaatCTTGGTCTCTATAGATATTTAGAGAATCAACTGGTACTGCTTCAATAGATGACACAAGTTATGGAGATCCTGTACAGAAGGCAGAAGCAATGGCTTTTCGCAGAGCTTGTGCACGCTTTGGCCTAGGGCTCCACCTTTATCACGAAGATGTATCATGATTAACTGCTTCTGCCATTCAGGTTCAGCGTCTTTCTAATTACcattttgttatatttatatgcGACTGGATATATAAATCGGTTTGTGCTATAAAGAAGCATTTTGTCACTTAATGACCTACTAAGTTGGTCTTCAGGTATGTTAGGGTTTTTCTTTTGATGTATTCTATTTCTCTTTCTCTGCATAGTGCATAGAATCTGCAGCGGGGAGAATTAATATCCTGCTTGAAGTCTGATGTAAAACTTTACAATAGTTTATTAATGGATGACATGCTGTACTATGCCATAGCAAAAAATCACTAAATTCGTCAGGATGTCATATGTTTTCACTATCACAATAACAAAAATAAGACTCAGTAGAGGAAGACAGGTAATTGAGTTAGGCTTTTGTTGATCATGGTAACTCTAATTTACCTAAGAAAAACTGCTTTCTAGATTGTGTTTGGTAGAAAAATGtggtaactattattattattattattattattattattattattattatccatttTTCATTTTATACACGAGCGTtcctataaaaaatttaagaaaaaaaaaatcaaattaatttttaaagaattttagaTTGGATACTttaatttttgacaaatttttattttttagaagccTTTGAAAATCATTTCTGTCAcgcaaattgattttttttagcgTGTTTTTTAGAATATAATTGTATTATGATAAAATTTGTGGGTAACTTATGCatctaatatacatataaaaatttgaTTGGAAATAATAGAGATTAATT
This genomic window contains:
- the LOC112789483 gene encoding GDSL esterase/lipase At1g71250, translated to MSIMREVRGGSWKYSGASVRSSAAVAVVVLLWWHGVAQVKSQRIPALFIFGDSLVEVGNNNFLRTLLRANFYPYGIDYSKGPTGRFSNGRSLIDFLANLLGVPSPPPFADPTTTGRAIINGVNFASANGGILEESGRHYGERYSLSQQVLNFQTTLNQLRTMMDADTLRRYLAKSIVIVVTGNNDYINNYLLPGLYGSSSNYTTQQFGNLLVNSHIQNMLALYSLGLRKFFLAGVGPLGCTPNQRARGLAPSGRCLDIVNQMVGTFNQGLRSMVDQLNRNRPDSMFVYGNTYGIFGDMLNNPAAYSFSVIDRACCGLGMYQGQITCLPLLAPCVSRNQYLYWDAFNPSQSAVYVYAWRVVNGPVNDAYPINLQQMAQL
- the LOC112789485 gene encoding DNA repair RAD52-like protein 1, mitochondrial; the encoded protein is MVDQTKKREKPSEEMRTANLKYLCRRVLPGWTWKVEGSGYRLYSKASSASSATTDDRGEGEDAAPTSGICRPLSEILKELNKKVPDSLVKTRVEHDGFAIRYIPWHTVNRILNLHAPEWSGEVRNISYSANAKSVSVVYRVTLYGTDAEIFRESTGTASIDDTSYGDPVQKAEAMAFRRACARFGLGLHLYHEDVS